From a region of the Neobacillus niacini genome:
- a CDS encoding ammonium transporter, translated as MELMYLNTVWIVLAAAMVLFMEGGFSLLEAGLVRTKNAVNVTMKIFVDLTIGALAFWLIGFAIMFGKDAFGFIGTNLFGSPEKIALSVELPSAAFVLFQMGFAVACISIVSGAVAERMNFKAYIVTAALICTVIYPLSGHWIWNSDGWLAKLGIKDFAGSAAIHAVGGFAAFAMAKVLGARKGRFNSDGSANVFAPSNIPLASAGAFILWFGWFAFNAGSTLDASNTALASIAINTMLAAASGGTSALLITMKKFGKADPSMTINGVLSGLVAVTAGCAFVSQWSAIIIGAISGVIVIYATLLVDHLKVDDPVGAVAVHGFNGVFGTIAVGLFDTSQGFLTTGDFSLLKIQLLGAAVVIVWGFLGGTFMAKVCEKTVGLRASEREEEEGLDMSYHGIPAYNELERFTDLPTSLYNFEETTGISVAPTRKEQTREVI; from the coding sequence ATGGAATTAATGTATCTAAATACCGTTTGGATTGTATTAGCTGCAGCAATGGTTTTATTTATGGAAGGCGGATTTAGTTTGCTAGAAGCGGGTCTTGTCCGAACTAAAAATGCTGTCAATGTAACAATGAAAATTTTTGTGGATTTAACGATTGGAGCTTTAGCTTTTTGGTTAATTGGCTTTGCTATTATGTTTGGAAAAGACGCCTTTGGATTTATCGGTACTAATTTATTTGGGAGTCCAGAAAAGATTGCTCTTTCTGTCGAATTGCCAAGTGCAGCTTTTGTGTTATTTCAAATGGGTTTTGCAGTGGCATGTATCTCAATTGTTTCTGGTGCAGTTGCAGAGCGGATGAATTTTAAAGCCTATATTGTAACAGCAGCTCTTATTTGTACCGTCATTTATCCCCTTTCAGGTCACTGGATTTGGAACAGCGATGGTTGGTTAGCGAAATTAGGAATAAAGGATTTTGCTGGTTCGGCTGCTATTCATGCGGTTGGCGGTTTTGCGGCTTTTGCTATGGCGAAAGTTTTAGGAGCAAGAAAAGGAAGATTTAATTCAGATGGAAGTGCGAATGTATTTGCGCCTAGTAATATTCCTTTAGCTTCAGCTGGTGCGTTTATTTTATGGTTCGGTTGGTTTGCTTTTAATGCAGGAAGCACATTAGATGCTTCTAATACTGCCCTCGCTTCAATTGCCATTAATACGATGTTGGCTGCAGCAAGTGGAGGTACTTCAGCACTTCTTATAACAATGAAGAAATTCGGAAAAGCAGATCCTAGTATGACGATTAATGGAGTATTATCTGGTCTTGTAGCTGTAACAGCTGGATGTGCCTTTGTTTCACAATGGAGTGCGATAATAATTGGCGCCATCAGCGGAGTCATTGTGATTTATGCAACACTTTTAGTCGACCATTTAAAAGTTGATGATCCAGTAGGAGCCGTAGCCGTTCATGGCTTCAATGGTGTTTTTGGAACGATAGCGGTTGGATTGTTTGATACGTCTCAAGGTTTTTTAACAACGGGTGATTTTTCACTTTTAAAAATACAATTATTAGGTGCTGCAGTTGTAATTGTTTGGGGGTTTCTCGGTGGTACATTTATGGCCAAGGTATGTGAAAAGACTGTTGGATTACGAGCTAGCGAACGTGAGGAAGAAGAAGGTTTGGATATGTCGTACCACGGTATTCCAGCTTATAATGAATTAGAACGATTTACTGATTTGCCTACAAGTTTATATAACTTTGAAGAAACCACAGGCATTTCGGTTGCTCCTACAAGAAAAGAGCAAACTAGGGAAGTAATCTAA
- a CDS encoding NADPH-dependent FMN reductase, protein MGFLSKLFGTQSREEEDMTTEKLNIGIILGSTRQGRVSPQVGEWVKGIADKRGDANYEIVDIADFNLPFLGTTDGSEPGIADWNGKLASLDGFVFIVAEYNHSITGALKNALDFAREAWNNKAAGIVSYGSTGGARAAEHLRGICGELLIADVRVHPTLSLFTDFENGTQFKPQDLHLDNVNAMLDQVIAWSGALKSLR, encoded by the coding sequence ATGGGTTTTTTAAGCAAATTATTTGGTACACAAAGTAGGGAGGAAGAAGACATGACAACTGAAAAGTTAAATATTGGAATTATCTTAGGTAGTACTCGTCAGGGACGTGTAAGTCCACAAGTTGGCGAATGGGTAAAAGGAATCGCAGATAAACGCGGAGATGCAAATTACGAAATAGTAGATATTGCAGATTTTAATTTGCCTTTCTTAGGTACAACTGATGGTTCCGAGCCAGGTATAGCAGATTGGAACGGAAAACTTGCTAGTCTAGATGGATTCGTTTTCATCGTAGCTGAATACAATCACAGTATCACAGGAGCATTGAAAAATGCACTTGATTTCGCACGAGAAGCTTGGAACAACAAAGCTGCAGGAATTGTTAGCTATGGTTCGACAGGTGGTGCTCGCGCTGCTGAGCATTTACGTGGAATCTGCGGTGAGTTATTGATTGCGGATGTTCGAGTACACCCTACATTGTCTTTATTTACAGATTTTGAAAATGGAACTCAATTCAAACCTCAAGATTTACACCTAGATAATGTAAATGCTATGCTTGACCAAGTTATTGCTTGGAGTGGAGCTTTAAAATCATTACGTTAA
- the prsW gene encoding glutamic-type intramembrane protease PrsW produces MLGILFAGFAPGLALLTYFYLKDKHEPEPVSMILFTFISGALVFFPIAFIEYILKAENVVIYNSINAIFSASLIEEIFKWSVLFFCAYRSVEFDEPFDGIVYGTSVSLGFATVENIFYLMTNGMDYALTRAILPVSSHALFGVIMGYYISRAKFTKKSKWVWLIISLLLPALLHGVYNFLLLKAGTWLSITPYMGFLWWLGLRKVQLAEKSSYDYFQKNHFIKQGTKLKPGMKLYFPIKG; encoded by the coding sequence ATGTTAGGGATATTATTCGCTGGATTTGCTCCAGGTTTAGCATTATTAACTTATTTTTATTTGAAAGATAAGCATGAACCAGAACCCGTATCTATGATCCTTTTTACATTTATATCGGGGGCATTGGTTTTCTTTCCGATAGCATTTATTGAATATATATTGAAAGCAGAAAATGTTGTTATATATAATTCCATTAACGCCATATTTTCTGCGAGTTTAATTGAAGAGATATTTAAATGGTCCGTTTTATTTTTTTGTGCATACAGGAGTGTTGAATTTGATGAACCTTTCGATGGTATCGTCTATGGAACCTCCGTATCTTTGGGGTTTGCAACGGTGGAAAATATTTTTTATTTGATGACTAATGGGATGGATTATGCCCTTACAAGGGCAATACTGCCTGTTTCAAGTCATGCGTTGTTTGGTGTTATTATGGGTTATTATATTAGCAGAGCCAAATTCACCAAAAAATCAAAATGGGTTTGGTTGATCATATCACTATTACTTCCAGCCCTATTACATGGGGTTTATAATTTTTTATTGTTAAAAGCAGGTACTTGGTTGTCTATAACTCCATATATGGGGTTCTTATGGTGGCTAGGTTTGAGAAAAGTACAATTGGCCGAAAAATCCAGTTATGATTACTTCCAAAAAAATCATTTTATTAAACAAGGAACTAAACTAAAGCCAGGAATGAAACTATACTTTCCAATAAAAGGATAG
- a CDS encoding CBO0543 family protein: MDKFQEIEKHYGQLHKLWLDYWTEEVVFTHQWWIMIFTLLIPFFIWWKLVDKTRIREISLVGLIVTCIAFILDQIGSSLGYWIYPFTLTPLERDLWTVADFSVMPFFYMMLYQWFPKWKSYLVGIIIFSLFAAFVGERIFEWLGIYKLLKWKHIYSIPPYILLGIFVKVILQKLKTIETLSKGKG; the protein is encoded by the coding sequence ATGGATAAGTTTCAGGAGATAGAAAAGCACTATGGACAGTTACACAAGTTGTGGTTGGATTACTGGACTGAGGAAGTTGTTTTTACTCATCAATGGTGGATCATGATTTTTACTTTACTTATTCCTTTTTTTATATGGTGGAAATTGGTAGATAAAACTCGAATAAGAGAAATAAGTTTAGTTGGACTTATTGTAACTTGTATTGCATTCATATTAGACCAAATTGGTTCCTCGCTAGGTTATTGGATTTATCCATTCACCTTAACACCTTTAGAAAGAGACTTATGGACAGTTGCTGATTTTTCTGTTATGCCATTTTTTTATATGATGCTTTATCAGTGGTTCCCAAAGTGGAAATCGTACTTAGTAGGAATAATCATATTTTCCCTTTTCGCTGCATTTGTCGGGGAAAGGATTTTCGAATGGCTGGGGATTTATAAATTGTTAAAGTGGAAACACATTTACTCTATACCACCCTATATTTTACTGGGCATTTTTGTAAAGGTTATACTACAAAAGCTCAAAACGATTGAGACTTTATCCAAAGGTAAAGGATAA
- a CDS encoding 5-methyltetrahydropteroyltriglutamate--homocysteine S-methyltransferase has protein sequence MTKTLVKAPFKADHVGSFLRTEPIKAARKAFANGEIDRAALKEVEDREIKKLVQKQIEVGLKSITDGEFRRSWWHLDFLAGLKGVEFFESQYVSAFKGAKTRNNAIKVVGKVYFDQHYMIDHFEFLKRAVEKYGDGSQVAKFSIPSPNMLFTRIQGDEYYNGKKEEFYNDTVAAYRKAIQAFYDAGCRYLQLDDTSWIDFVSEERITAVVEKEGINVQEIIKARVACINDVIADKPDDLLITMHICRGNFKSTYITSGGYDHISDAIFAELNVDGLFLEYDDQRSGDFEPLKSFNRPDLTVVLGLITSKLPELENADTIKARINEASEFIPLENLALSPQCGFASTEEGNILTEEDQWNKIKHVVNLATSVWGTI, from the coding sequence ATGACAAAAACACTAGTTAAAGCTCCGTTTAAAGCCGATCATGTAGGGAGTTTTCTTCGAACAGAACCGATTAAAGCAGCAAGAAAGGCTTTTGCAAACGGGGAGATCGATAGAGCAGCCCTAAAGGAAGTTGAGGATAGAGAAATTAAGAAACTGGTACAAAAACAAATCGAGGTAGGTCTTAAATCAATTACCGATGGCGAGTTCAGACGTTCTTGGTGGCACTTAGACTTTTTAGCAGGTCTCAAAGGTGTAGAATTCTTTGAAAGCCAATATGTGAGTGCCTTTAAAGGGGCGAAAACAAGAAATAATGCCATTAAAGTCGTTGGTAAGGTCTACTTCGATCAACATTATATGATTGACCACTTTGAGTTTTTAAAACGAGCGGTTGAAAAATATGGGGATGGAAGCCAAGTAGCGAAATTCTCCATTCCTAGCCCAAATATGCTTTTCACTAGAATTCAAGGTGATGAGTATTATAACGGCAAAAAAGAGGAGTTTTATAACGATACTGTTGCTGCATACAGAAAGGCAATTCAAGCATTTTATGATGCAGGCTGTCGATACTTGCAATTAGATGATACGTCTTGGATTGATTTCGTCTCGGAAGAACGAATTACTGCTGTGGTTGAAAAAGAAGGCATAAACGTACAAGAAATTATCAAAGCAAGAGTTGCATGTATCAATGACGTCATCGCAGACAAACCCGATGATTTGTTAATTACAATGCACATTTGCCGAGGTAATTTTAAATCTACGTATATTACTAGCGGAGGATATGACCATATTTCTGACGCGATTTTCGCTGAGTTAAATGTGGACGGACTGTTCCTAGAATACGATGATCAGCGTTCTGGTGATTTTGAACCATTAAAAAGCTTTAACCGCCCCGATTTGACTGTCGTTCTGGGATTAATCACTTCAAAATTGCCGGAACTTGAGAATGCTGACACCATTAAAGCCCGGATCAACGAAGCAAGCGAGTTTATCCCTTTAGAAAACTTGGCACTAAGTCCGCAATGTGGCTTTGCTAGTACAGAAGAAGGAAATATTTTAACCGAGGAAGACCAATGGAATAAAATCAAACACGTTGTGAATCTAGCTACTAGTGTTTGGGGGACTATTTAA
- the purT gene encoding formate-dependent phosphoribosylglycinamide formyltransferase, which produces MFGTQTKKIMLLGSGELGKETIIEAQRLGLETIAVDRYENAPAMQVAHRSYVVDMLDGEELRSVIEREKPDLVVPEIEAIATETLVELEKEGFRIVPTANAVNLTMDREGIRRLASEDLGLPTAKYAFADTLYELRNAVQKIGTPCVIKPIMSSSGKGQTICRSMEDVEWSWNEAMAGGRGKKARMIVEEFILFESEITLLTVRSASGTTFCAPIGHVQKDGDYIESWQPHDMTEAQILEAQDIAKKITDGLGGFGVFGVELFLSPQGVYFSEVSPRPHDTGMVTMVTQDLSEFALHVRAILGYPIPDVQLVKPGASHTIKAIKESKKYHISGIAESLSVPHTQVRVFGKPETKVGRRMAVVLSNGESVDDARERAQTAASKLMLTYED; this is translated from the coding sequence GTGTTTGGTACCCAGACGAAAAAGATCATGTTACTTGGTTCAGGTGAACTTGGAAAAGAAACGATTATTGAGGCGCAGCGACTAGGGCTCGAGACCATTGCTGTTGACCGTTATGAAAATGCTCCTGCCATGCAGGTGGCTCACCGTTCATATGTGGTGGACATGCTTGATGGAGAAGAACTTCGGAGTGTAATAGAAAGAGAGAAACCAGATTTGGTGGTTCCCGAGATTGAGGCGATTGCCACAGAAACACTAGTGGAACTTGAAAAAGAAGGTTTCCGTATCGTACCGACAGCGAATGCTGTGAACTTAACGATGGATCGGGAAGGAATCCGCCGATTGGCCAGCGAGGACCTAGGGCTTCCCACAGCGAAGTACGCCTTTGCGGACACCCTTTACGAACTCAGGAATGCTGTTCAGAAAATCGGGACACCATGCGTTATAAAACCCATTATGAGCTCTTCTGGAAAAGGGCAAACGATTTGCCGGTCCATGGAGGATGTGGAATGGTCTTGGAATGAGGCGATGGCAGGTGGAAGAGGGAAGAAAGCCCGAATGATTGTGGAGGAATTTATCCTTTTTGAATCTGAAATCACGCTATTAACTGTACGTTCCGCTTCTGGCACAACCTTTTGTGCACCTATTGGACACGTCCAAAAAGATGGTGACTATATTGAATCCTGGCAGCCGCATGACATGACAGAGGCGCAAATCCTAGAGGCACAGGATATCGCAAAAAAAATCACGGATGGGCTTGGCGGCTTCGGAGTTTTTGGAGTGGAGTTATTTCTTTCTCCACAAGGTGTCTATTTTAGTGAAGTGTCACCACGACCGCATGACACGGGGATGGTTACCATGGTTACACAAGATCTATCTGAGTTTGCCTTACATGTAAGGGCGATTTTAGGCTATCCAATTCCAGATGTTCAGCTAGTGAAACCGGGTGCTAGTCATACGATTAAGGCTATAAAAGAAAGTAAGAAGTACCACATATCAGGAATAGCAGAAAGCTTATCCGTCCCTCATACACAGGTTCGAGTATTTGGAAAACCAGAAACCAAAGTGGGGCGACGAATGGCGGTAGTGTTAAGCAACGGGGAATCTGTCGATGATGCTAGAGAAAGAGCACAGACAGCAGCTTCTAAATTGATGTTAACCTATGAAGATTAA
- a CDS encoding OFA family MFS transporter: MHTKKRWLIALSAVGIHISIGSVYAWSVFTKPLQQEMGWGLKQISFTFSLAILFLGLSAAFLGHFVEKFGPRAAGTLSAVFFGTGVAGAGFAIQIESLLLLYLFYGMIAGIGLGVGYITPVSTLVKWFPDRRGLATGLAIMGFGFASMISSPIMNYLIVNYGISNTFYLLGAAYFIIIFCSAQYLAPPKEGWVPKGMAAAGQKSGGMKLKEDLRQLTANEAVRTRQFWALWLMLFINVTCGIAILSVASPMAQELVGMTATGAATMVGIMGLFNGGGRIVWATISDYIGRPNVYTLFFAFQIVAFFMLPNITVGILFSIIVYMIMTCYGGGFSSIPAYIGDLFGTKQLGAIHGYILTAWAAAGLAGPIFVSWVRETTGSYQGTLIIFSGIFIVALTVSLLIRLDIKKLRALSENQMMKNAGNF; this comes from the coding sequence ATGCATACAAAAAAGCGTTGGTTAATCGCGCTATCGGCGGTTGGCATACATATTTCGATTGGATCAGTGTACGCTTGGAGTGTTTTCACAAAACCACTTCAACAGGAAATGGGCTGGGGATTAAAGCAAATTTCGTTCACATTTAGCTTAGCTATACTTTTCTTAGGATTATCTGCAGCCTTTTTAGGGCATTTTGTCGAGAAGTTTGGACCGAGAGCTGCTGGAACGCTTAGCGCTGTGTTTTTTGGGACTGGAGTAGCTGGGGCAGGTTTTGCTATTCAAATAGAATCATTGCTATTACTCTATTTATTTTATGGAATGATCGCTGGAATTGGGTTAGGAGTTGGCTATATTACACCAGTTTCTACCTTGGTAAAATGGTTCCCTGATAGAAGAGGACTTGCAACAGGGCTAGCGATAATGGGATTTGGATTTGCTTCCATGATCAGTAGTCCGATTATGAATTATTTAATCGTGAACTATGGGATTTCTAACACCTTCTATTTACTTGGAGCAGCCTACTTCATTATCATATTTTGCTCTGCACAATATCTTGCTCCGCCGAAAGAAGGTTGGGTACCTAAGGGTATGGCAGCGGCAGGACAAAAATCAGGTGGTATGAAATTAAAAGAAGATTTGCGTCAGCTAACGGCAAATGAGGCAGTCAGAACAAGACAGTTTTGGGCGTTATGGTTGATGTTATTTATCAATGTTACCTGTGGAATTGCGATTCTTTCGGTTGCATCGCCGATGGCTCAAGAGCTAGTAGGTATGACAGCAACTGGGGCGGCAACAATGGTGGGAATCATGGGGTTATTTAACGGCGGCGGAAGGATTGTTTGGGCTACCATCTCTGATTATATCGGAAGACCAAATGTCTACACACTATTCTTTGCTTTTCAAATTGTTGCCTTTTTTATGCTTCCAAATATAACGGTAGGAATTCTATTTTCTATAATCGTTTATATGATCATGACCTGTTATGGAGGAGGGTTTTCATCCATACCGGCGTATATTGGCGATTTGTTTGGAACTAAGCAGCTTGGTGCTATTCATGGATATATTTTGACTGCATGGGCTGCAGCAGGTTTAGCAGGACCGATTTTTGTGTCCTGGGTTAGAGAAACAACCGGAAGCTATCAGGGGACATTAATCATTTTTTCAGGAATCTTTATTGTCGCTCTAACGGTTTCACTGCTTATCCGTCTTGATATTAAGAAATTAAGGGCTTTAAGCGAAAATCAAATGATGAAAAATGCGGGAAATTTTTAG
- a CDS encoding TetR/AcrR family transcriptional regulator yields MKLSEKKILRKKEQILLSAIEIVNRRGYSGATMEEIAAELLMTKGSLYYYFKNKSDLMYQCHNFVLSQATEDLKEILNSGEGSATEVLVKMISTHMLYAIEEKEVFNLIMEPKRFYNEEQLDLVLKLRKEYESLFDQIIKRGIASGDFCVEEPSIERMIILGAMNWVQQWYNPNGRLLKEEVIEKYTKSILKILK; encoded by the coding sequence ATGAAACTTTCAGAAAAGAAAATCCTCCGAAAGAAGGAACAAATTCTTCTTTCAGCCATTGAAATAGTGAATAGAAGAGGCTACAGTGGTGCAACCATGGAGGAAATTGCAGCCGAACTTTTAATGACTAAAGGGTCCCTCTATTATTATTTCAAAAATAAAAGTGATTTAATGTACCAATGTCATAACTTTGTCCTTTCCCAGGCAACAGAGGATCTGAAAGAAATACTGAATTCAGGGGAAGGAAGTGCAACAGAAGTTCTTGTAAAAATGATCTCTACCCACATGTTGTATGCAATTGAAGAGAAAGAAGTTTTCAACCTCATTATGGAGCCAAAGCGTTTTTATAATGAGGAGCAGCTTGACCTCGTGTTAAAGCTGAGAAAAGAATACGAGAGTTTATTCGACCAAATTATCAAAAGGGGAATCGCAAGTGGTGATTTCTGTGTAGAGGAGCCTTCCATCGAGAGAATGATAATACTTGGGGCCATGAACTGGGTGCAGCAATGGTATAATCCAAATGGTCGGTTATTGAAAGAAGAAGTGATTGAAAAATACACAAAATCTATTTTGAAAATTTTAAAATAA
- a CDS encoding class I adenylate-forming enzyme family protein, with protein sequence MIQEVELFGRKSIRVFANRPKNINDILNMQLAANKQKEAIVTEERSLTYEELKRYSSIIAANLQRKYNIQKGDRVATIIGNRYHFPLLVFACVKLGAIMVPVNVKLSPDEMAYILSHSEVKVIVSDSQFVPQLSQIKEINENALPEKTNIFLIDGEDSFAHLMDSRNSTPDLTLLEEVDPAFILYTSGTTGRPKGAVLSHIGVIHSLMNYQSVFNTNSTMKTLIAVPMFHVTGLVGQLLHMVYVGGTSYSMERYQNKKYIELTLQHRINFLFNVPTIFIMMSSEEEFKKHTFDFVTKVAYGGSPIYKQTYQLLQSAFPNAELHNAYGSTETSSPATLMPRAHPPEKVASVGLAVPVADIKIMNGEGKECNVGEVGELYIKGPMVIQEYWRNEDANSKSFTNGYWQSGDIGTMDEEGYYYILDRKKDMINRGGEKIFSIEVEDVLKKLEWIREAAVVGEPDPIYGERVKAFVVSDQLQEVDIPAIQAHCRTYLAKFKVPELFEFLDELPRNAAGKILKNSLKERRENDVKRTVESS encoded by the coding sequence GTGATTCAAGAAGTGGAATTATTCGGAAGAAAGTCGATTAGAGTATTTGCAAACCGGCCAAAGAATATCAACGATATCCTCAACATGCAGCTCGCTGCCAACAAACAAAAGGAGGCGATTGTAACCGAGGAAAGATCACTCACTTATGAAGAGCTAAAAAGATACTCAAGCATAATAGCTGCCAACCTACAACGAAAATACAACATTCAAAAAGGAGACCGGGTTGCCACCATTATCGGTAATCGCTACCACTTTCCGCTCCTAGTCTTTGCTTGCGTTAAGCTTGGCGCGATTATGGTCCCAGTCAATGTTAAATTATCACCCGATGAAATGGCATATATCTTAAGTCATTCTGAAGTTAAAGTCATTGTTAGTGATAGTCAATTTGTACCCCAACTGAGCCAAATAAAAGAGATTAATGAAAATGCTCTCCCAGAGAAGACAAATATCTTTCTCATAGATGGGGAGGATTCATTTGCCCACTTAATGGATAGTAGAAATTCAACTCCTGACCTTACCCTACTAGAAGAGGTTGATCCTGCCTTTATTTTATATACATCCGGGACAACCGGCAGGCCAAAAGGGGCCGTATTATCGCACATTGGAGTCATTCACAGCTTAATGAATTACCAATCGGTATTTAACACTAATTCCACAATGAAAACCTTGATTGCAGTCCCCATGTTTCATGTTACTGGTTTAGTCGGTCAACTCCTGCACATGGTCTATGTCGGCGGTACATCCTACAGCATGGAACGTTACCAAAATAAGAAATACATCGAACTCACCTTACAGCATCGAATCAACTTCCTTTTCAACGTACCCACTATTTTCATCATGATGTCCTCTGAAGAAGAATTCAAAAAACACACCTTTGATTTTGTCACGAAAGTTGCCTATGGTGGATCACCTATTTACAAACAAACCTACCAACTACTCCAAAGTGCTTTTCCTAATGCTGAACTACATAATGCCTATGGCTCAACCGAAACTTCATCTCCAGCAACGCTAATGCCAAGAGCTCATCCGCCAGAAAAAGTCGCTTCCGTTGGTTTGGCGGTTCCAGTGGCGGATATCAAGATCATGAATGGTGAGGGAAAAGAGTGCAATGTTGGTGAAGTTGGCGAACTTTACATTAAGGGGCCAATGGTCATCCAAGAGTATTGGAGAAATGAGGATGCTAATTCTAAGAGCTTTACTAATGGCTATTGGCAATCCGGTGACATTGGAACAATGGATGAGGAGGGATACTATTATATTCTCGATCGTAAAAAGGACATGATCAATCGTGGAGGAGAGAAAATTTTTTCCATTGAAGTTGAGGATGTCTTGAAGAAGCTTGAATGGATTCGTGAAGCGGCAGTTGTCGGTGAACCAGATCCGATTTATGGGGAACGTGTGAAAGCTTTCGTCGTTAGCGACCAGCTGCAAGAAGTAGACATTCCCGCCATTCAAGCCCATTGTCGAACCTATCTTGCAAAATTTAAGGTTCCGGAGTTATTCGAATTCCTAGATGAACTGCCACGAAATGCTGCTGGAAAAATTCTAAAAAACAGTTTGAAAGAAAGAAGGGAAAACGATGTTAAAAGAACTGTCGAGTCAAGCTAA
- a CDS encoding acyl-CoA dehydrogenase family protein: MLKELSSQAKQLRIQLIEFMEEHIYRNEMVFEEELNRQENRWEIPPMIEELKEKAKAQGLWNLFLPDKEYGSGLSNYEYAHLCEIMGRSLLAPEIFNCNAPDTGNMEVLIKYGTEEQKKQWLEPLLEGRIRSVFSMTEPDVASSDATNIQSSIVRDGDEYVINARKWWSTGALDPRCKVAIVMGKTDPNAEKHKQQSMILVPFDAPGVEVKRHLPVFGYDHAPNGHAEVHYNNVRVPVSNILLGEGRGFEIAQGRLGPGRIHHCMRAIGAAERALDLMIKRSNSREAFSSKLIDKETIREQFAESRIDIEQARLLTLHAANKIDQEGVKAARKEIAMIKVAVPRVSIRVIDRAIEVFGGAGVSDDYPLAAHYANARTLRIVDGPDKVHLRDIARLEIKEQL; the protein is encoded by the coding sequence ATGTTAAAAGAACTGTCGAGTCAAGCTAAGCAACTACGAATACAACTTATTGAATTCATGGAGGAACATATTTATCGGAACGAAATGGTTTTTGAAGAAGAATTGAACCGTCAAGAAAATCGGTGGGAAATTCCCCCTATGATTGAAGAATTGAAGGAGAAAGCGAAAGCGCAAGGACTATGGAATTTATTTCTTCCCGATAAAGAATACGGCAGTGGACTTTCAAACTATGAATATGCTCATCTATGCGAAATAATGGGACGTTCCCTGCTGGCACCGGAAATCTTTAACTGCAATGCACCAGACACAGGGAATATGGAAGTTCTCATTAAGTACGGGACCGAAGAGCAAAAGAAGCAATGGCTTGAGCCGCTATTAGAAGGAAGAATTCGTTCGGTTTTCTCGATGACGGAACCGGATGTGGCATCTTCGGACGCAACCAATATTCAAAGCAGTATTGTGCGCGACGGTGATGAGTATGTAATAAACGCAAGAAAGTGGTGGTCAACAGGGGCACTAGATCCACGCTGCAAAGTAGCTATTGTAATGGGGAAAACCGACCCGAATGCAGAGAAGCACAAACAGCAGTCCATGATTCTTGTACCATTTGATGCGCCTGGAGTGGAAGTGAAAAGACATTTGCCGGTGTTTGGCTATGACCATGCACCGAACGGGCACGCTGAAGTCCACTACAACAATGTGCGCGTCCCAGTATCCAATATTTTATTAGGTGAAGGTAGAGGTTTTGAAATTGCTCAAGGACGCTTAGGACCAGGAAGAATTCATCATTGCATGCGTGCGATTGGAGCTGCTGAGCGTGCTCTTGATTTGATGATCAAGCGTTCCAATAGTCGTGAAGCTTTTAGTTCGAAACTAATTGATAAAGAGACGATAAGGGAACAATTTGCCGAAAGCCGTATTGACATCGAGCAGGCAAGATTACTTACCCTGCATGCCGCTAACAAGATCGATCAAGAAGGAGTAAAGGCAGCAAGAAAAGAAATTGCCATGATAAAAGTCGCTGTGCCACGAGTGTCAATTCGAGTCATTGATCGTGCCATCGAGGTTTTTGGTGGAGCTGGTGTCTCCGATGATTACCCACTTGCTGCACATTATGCAAATGCAAGGACGCTTAGAATTGTTGATGGACCAGACAAAGTCCATTTAAGAGATATTGCCAGATTAGAAATTAAAGAGCAGCTATAG